A single window of Oenanthe melanoleuca isolate GR-GAL-2019-014 unplaced genomic scaffold, OMel1.0 S001, whole genome shotgun sequence DNA harbors:
- the LOC130266144 gene encoding olfactory receptor 14C36-like has product MSNSSSISHFLLLPLADTRQLQLLHFCLFLGISLAALLGNGLIISAVACGHHLHTPMFFFLLNLALTDLGCIYTTVPKAMHNSIWDNRNISYSGCAAQVFFLFFFMSAEFFLLTVMCYDRYVSICKPLHYGTLLGSRACAHMAAAAWASAFLNALLHTVSTFSLPLCKGNALNQFFCEIPHILKLSCSKSFIRELQLLAVSACLGLGCFVFIIFSYVQIFRAVLRIPSEQGRHKAFSTCLPHLAVVSLFLSTVLLAYLRPPSTSSPSLDLALSVLYSVVPPALNPFIYSLRNQELKAAVWRLMTR; this is encoded by the coding sequence atgtccaacagcagctccatcagccacttcctcctgctgcctttggcagacacgcggcagctgcagctcctgcacttctgcctcttcctgggcatctccctggctgcccttctgggcaacggcctcatcatcagcgccgtagcctgcggccaccacctgcacacccccatgttcttcttcctgctcaacctggccctcactgacctgggctgcatctacaccactgtgcccaaagccatgcacaattcaATCTGGGACAacaggaacatctcctactcaggatgtgctgcacaagttttcttcttatttttttttatgtcagcAGAGTTTTTCCTCCTGACTGTaatgtgctacgaccgctacgtgtccatctgcaaacccctgcactacgggaccctcctgggcagcagagcttgtgcccacatggcagcagctgcctgggccagtgcctttctcaatgctctgctgcacaccgtcagtacattttccctgcccctgtgcaaGGGCAATGCCCTGAaccagttcttctgtgaaatccctcatatcctcaagctctcctgctccaaatCCTTTATCAGGGAACTTCAGCTTCTTGCTGTTAGTGCCTGTTTAGGACTTggctgttttgtgttcattattttctcctatgtgcagatcttcagggctgtgctgaggatcccctctgagcagggacggcacaaagccttttccacctgcctccctcacctggctgtggtctccctgTTTCTCAGCACTGTCCTTTTAGCATACCTGAGGCCTCCCTCGacctcttccccatccctggaccTCGCACTGTCAGTTCTGTATtcggtggtgcctccagccctgaaccccttcatctacagcctgaggaaccaggaaCTCAAGGCTGCAGTGTGGAGACTGATGACTAGATAG